Genomic segment of Dactylococcopsis salina PCC 8305:
GTAATGAAGTAGTTAATGTTCGCATTCCAGGTGGCGCAAAACCAGGCAGCCGCATTCGTGTTCCAGGGAAAGGAAAAGCCAGCCCTTATGGCAATCGAGGGGATTTATATCTCAATGTTGAGTTGCAACCTCATTCCTTTTTCCGCTTTGAAGATGACCATCTAATCTGTGAAGTTCCCATTACTCCTGATGAAGCGATCTTAGGAGGTAATATCGAAGTTCCCACTCCTGATGGGAAAGTATCGGTAAAAGTTCCGACGGGGATTCGATCGGGTCAATCTTTGCGTTTGCGAGGAAAAGGCTGGACGAAGCCAAAAGGGGAAAGAGGTGATTTATTTGTCCGTGTCAATGTGACGATTCCTAAAAATATCACCGCTAAAGAACGGGAGTTCTATGAGAAAATTCGTCAAACTCGCCAGGAAGACCCCAGAGAGAATATTAAAAACGTGCAGCTTTGAGATCATCCCCCCAACCCCCCTTAATAAGGGGGGCTAAGAAGAAGGGGGTTTAAGTGCGAATATACTCCTTTAAAATGCTGTTGCGGTTGGGATGGCGCAACTTTCTTAATGCTTTCGCCTCGATTTGTCGAATCCGTTCACGGGTGACGTTAAAAATCTGTCCAATTTCTTCTAAAGTTTTCATCCGTCCATCTTCTAAGCCGTAGCGCAGTCTTAGAACATCTCGTTCACGAGGACTCAGTGTGTCGAGAACATCCTCTAAATCTTCTCGGAGTAAACTTTTTGAAACTTCATCTTCTGGGGTTTCTCCGTCCGCTTCAATAAAATCCCCTAAACGAGAATCTTCTTCCTTGCCAATGGGCGTTTCTAAAGAAATCGGTAATTGTGCTGATTTAGCAATAAACCGTAATTTCTCGATCGTCATTTCCATGCGTTCGGCGATCTCTTCCTCAGTGGGTTTTCGCGCTAATTCCTGAGAGAGAATCTTAGTGGTTTTCTTAATGCGAGAAATGGTTTCATATAAGTGAACGGGAAGACGAATTGTTCGTGATTGATCCGCGATTGCGCGAGTGATCGCTTGCCGAATCCACCACGTTGCATAAGTAGAAAACTTATACCCTTTTTCGTGATCAAACTTTTCCGCAGCGCGAATTAAACCTAAAGACCCCTCTTGAATCAAATCTTGAAAAGATAACCCCCGATTCATATACTTTTTCGCGATCGAAACCACTAGCCGTAAGTTAGACTGCACCATTTTCTCTTTCGCCCTGCGTCCCAACAGCAAGCGACGACGGAACTTCGGGAGTGCTTGTCCCACTTCTTCGGCCCATTCCTCATCTGTGGGTTCACAACCGATGGTAGCTTCTAATTCCGTGCGTGTGCGCTCTAACTCCGATAAATCGGCAATTTTCCGCGCTAACTCAATTTCCTCATCAGCCCGCAATAAGCGAATCCGACCGATTTCCTGTAGATAAAGCCGAATTGAATCTTCTGTATAAGATTTCTTTTTGCTGTCTTCTTTTGTAGTTGTTGCTTCTATTTTTTGTGGCGCTTCTTCTGGAGGTTCAGCTTCTAAAAGGGCTTCTTTTTCTAAATCCGAATCCGCCGGCTCCACTTCTAGCGCTACTGTGTTTCCTTGCGCTGCTTCGTGACTTTGCTCCTCAATTAAGCGTTCGAGTTCGCTTTTTTGCTGCTGGTTGGTTAGTGCGTTTACCATAAGGCTCGTTTTCCTCTTATCGTTTTCATTCTCAAATGATCTGAATCATTTATTAATTATTTTGGACTTTTTTCTGTCCCTTTCCCCCTTGGAGGTTGAGTGTTCCCATCCCTCACTGTTTATGGGAGTGATTAACTCCGAAAGTCCTAGCCATGATTGTAGCCTTTCTTACAAAAATGACAACTTAACCATCACTACGGGGGCGCAAACGATCGACTTCTCCGACATTTTTCATTGTTCGATCGCAATTGATCCCAGCTTCCGTTTCTGTCAGGTTGCTTCATCTTTTTTAATAACCAAATTAATTGTCACCGTCTTTGCTTGCTCTCAGCATAAGGCAACCGATCCCCAATTGTTATTTGATCTCGAAACCGAGACAAAAAGGGCGATCGATCATCAAAATTAAGAGCCAGAGACGACGAAATCTCTGACAACATTGTAATCAGTTCTTGAGGTAATGACAGAAAAAAGATTAAATCATCAACACTGTACCGCCATTACAGAATCATCATTCAATATTAATAGACTGAGGCGCATTACTACGTTGACCACTGGGCGCATCAGAAGACGTTGCTCCCTGTTGAGAGAGCCAGCTTTTCAGGGGGTCTTGGTTGGGATTGAGGCGTAAAAATCCAGACACCAATCCGCCTGTAAACGTAATCGGTTGTGCGGTGAGTTCTTTCCAAATCGGTGTTAGTTCGCTGAAGAACATAAGAACACTAAAAAAAATTACAAAAAACTTATCTATTCTAATCAAATTTTAGCTTTTCTTCAACAAAAAAGCATCGAGCAATGGGAGACAAGGGAGCAATGGGAGACAAGGGAGACAAGGGAGCGATTTTTCTCCCCCATCTCCCCCATCTCCCCCATCTCCCCCATCTCCCCCATCTCCCCCATCTCCCCCATCTCCCCCATCTCCCCCATCTCCCCCATCTCCCCCATCTCCCCCATCTTCCCCATCTTTAAACATTGCTTGCTTCCTGTTCCGCAGTATTTTCGTCCTGAACATAATCAACCGCAGTATCCTCTTCTCGATGCTCATTGAGCAAGCGTTCCAACTCATCCAGCGCTTGTTGAGTTTGCTGAGAACGTCTCACCAAAGACCGCGCCACCTCCTCACTTTCAGCCGCCGCACTGGTCAAGTCTTCAATTTGACCCTTAAAGCGATAAGCAATCTGATTCACCTCCGTTGTCGCTTCCGAGGTTTTACTCCCTAAATTGCCAATTTCCGTTGTAATCCGACTTAACCCGCTCATTTGTCCTTGCGCGCCACTGCCTGGGCGATTCGCCGCCAGCGCCACTTGAATCGACAAATTACGCACCTGTTGACTGACGCGCTCAATCAACTGCGTCGCACTATTCACCACTTCTAATTCCTCCTTAAACCCTTCACCAATGTTGATAATGCGAGCCGTAGAATCAGAAATCGCCTCCACACTACTTAACATCTGAGCAAAGGTTTCCTTTCCTTCCTTCGACAATAACTCTCCCAACTGCACAAAACGATCATTTAACTCTGAAATGGCGTTCGCCTGTCGAGATAACTTCGCCCGTTGCATTTCCAAAACCTGATTGCGTCTTTGTGCCTCTAACTGTTCCTGTTCCAACTGACGAGTATATTCTCGAACTTTTGCTTGTTCTTGTTTTAAATTTTCAGCATACTGACGCGCTTCTTCTTTTTGTTGATTAATAATTTTATTTACTTGTGCAAAAATCTTTGATTGCGCCAACAACAAATTATGTAATTCTAGCAACTCCAAAGATTGATCTTTTCTCTGCACAATAATCGGTTCATAAAGTAAATCTAGAGGACGATTTAAAGCCCTTTTTACTGCTTCATTAATGGCAGAATCCTCTTTTAAGGTAAGCGTATCAGTTTCCATCACCTCTAACAGCACTCGAATTGGGCGACGCAAATACAATTCAATACTGTAGGGTTGACTCATCTGTTCTAGAAACTTCCGTCTAGAAATCACCCCTAATACTGCTTCTCCTTCTTTAACAATCACTCCTGGTAAATCTGGATGATTTTTAAACTCTGTAGAAACGACTTCCCCCAACGTATCAGCATCCACTTGATATTGATGCGTTTCTAATTGAGCAATGGTCGAATTGGGATTCAGATGAGTAGCGTTTGATGACAGCACGGCGACCTGATTGGTGATATTACGTTTATGATTCTATCCCTAATCATAAGAAGTTTCTCTAATCCTTTCATCATGGTTTATTTAACAAAAGGTTAACTTTAATTTAACTCTGAATAAATAATGACAATTGCGTTAAAACCGAGTTTCATATTCTATAATCAGGCTATCATTATCTGATAAATCCGTAGAACCTCGGAATAAAATATCATCACTCAAACGATAGCGCACACTGTACTGAAAAGTTTGTTCAGCGTTAAAAATGGTTAGCACTGAAAAAGAAAAATCATTACTAATGTCAATTCCCGCTTCTGCGCCAAAGCCTAAAGCCGAACCAGAACTTTCTTCTCCCTCTTCGGTTTCTGTGGGAATTAAAGTCGGAAAAATCCGAAACTCACTCAACCCTAAAGCATCCCCAATGGTATTTTGAAACGTTCCGAAAAAGGTAGAACCAGCTAAATTCGCTAATCCTAACGCTGTATTTCCTTGTCCAAAACCACTGGTTAAACCACCGCCGAGCAGTGCTAAAATTTCAGTTTCGCTACGGTTGGGATCACTGCTTAAAGTTAAGACATTATTATTTGCTGTTAGCTGTCCGGGTTGTAACTCGCTGGCGCGTCCTTGTACTAATGCTTCTACTCGCACGGACTGTAATGTTCCCAACCCAGAACTAACATTGATTTCCTCTGCGCCACTATCTTCGCTGAAGTTACCACTGGTTTCCGCCACAGAGGTAGCTAAACGCACATTTAAAGTTGGGTCTAATCCTTGAGAGGGGACAAAAGTGGCGGTTTGTTCGTAACCCTTCGCGAGGCGAAATTGGGTCGGTCCGATATTGACTTGACCTCGTTGTAAGGTGACTGTTCCTTGAGGACGCATAGCGGCTAAATTTCCATTCAAGACTAAACGACCATCAGCGAGAAAGTCCATAATTGGCGGACGAACCACATTGAGATTTTCTCCCAAAATAATATTTAAGTTACTAAAACCAATGTTGCTCATATCTGCTTCTTCCTGACCTTCGGTTGCGGTGGGAGTCTCGGTTTCCGCGAGGATGACTTCTCCATCAGAAACGGTGATTTCGCCGCCAATTTCAGGTTCGAGTGCGGTTTGAGCAATGTTTATCTTACCAGCCACATCCCCTTCGTAAAGGTCTGGAACATTGACGGTAAGAGTTTCTAAGTTGAGGTTGAGGCTGTCGTTGGTGACACTGGGGTCAAATAATGCTAGTCCCCCCGTTGCGGTCACTTCACCGCCGCCAAAGTTGGCGTTAAATTCTTGAATGTTTAATTTGTTGAAGTTAAATTCAACAAGGGTTTGAATGTCGGTTAAGGGTTCGGGAATAAAAGCGGTGCCAATACTGGCGTTATCAAGACGAATGACTCCTTCTGTGGTTAAGTTCTCAAATTGGAAGTTTTCTAGATTAAAGGGTCCAGTAATGGCGAGATTAATTTCTCCTTCACCGCCATTCCAAGTCAGTTGTCCGTTACTCACTACATCAAGTAAGCTGAAACTTTCATCTTTGAGATTCATACTAATACTTAATTCTTCGGAAGGAGGAGTAACGGAAGCAAAGGGGAGTTGGTAGGGAATATCGCCACTGAGAGTAACGGGTTCAGTTTCTGGGGTTAATAAACCTCTCGCAAAGAAGTTAAGTTGAGAGTTGCTATAACTAAAACTTCCCTGAATGTTATCAATGGGACTTTCGTTGAGGGTGGCTTCTAAAACTTCTAGTTCTCCTCGTGCGCTGGGGTTGTCTTGCGTACCGGCGACGGTGGCGCTACCGTTGATAAAACCGCTAACGCCAATAAATTCTGGCAGTTCTACAAAGTTTTGTACAGTAGCAACGGGAATTTGATTCACTCGTAGTTGTGCGGATTGGTTTTCCCCTCCAAATGTTCCAGAAAGGTTGATAAAACTATCCTCTGAAGCGAGACGCACGGGAAGAAGGGTAATTACGCCATTGTTGACGCTTCCTTTACTGGTTACGGTTTCGGCTTGATAGGGGCCCCATTGCCATCTGTCACCGTCAAGGCTAAATTCTCCTTGAATGTCTGGAAGGGCGAAAGATGTTCCTTTGAGGTTAATGTTACCGCTAAAGTTGCCTTGGGCGGCGCCAAGAGGGGGGATGGCGGTGGTTTCGGTTTGGTTTGCTCGCAGTTGAGCCAAAAGTGCTTTAATTTCAGAGAAGCGTTCCAGTTGGGTTTCTATGGGTTGGTTTTGAATGTCGAGGGAGGAGACGTTTAAGTCGTTGGCGTTGCCATATTCGGGAGAGGCAAAGTTTTGATTGATGTCGGAAATATCAAAGAGTTGTAGGGCGCTGAGGATGTCTTGAATGCGTCCTTTTTCGATGTTAAGGTTGGCTTCAAATTCTGGGTTGGTTTCGGTTAGGGTAAGACGACCATTTCCGCGATAGGTGCTGGCTTCTTCTTTGAGGAGGGCTTCTCGGATGGTGACGGTGTTGTTACGATAGGTGAAGTTGGCGCTGGCTCGATCGCTGTTAAAGCGCCCTAAAGATGGTTTAATGAGGGCAAGTTCTCCCAGCACATTATAGTTATTGAGATTAACGGTTAGTTCTCCTTCTAATTCTCCTGATGCGGGTTGCTGGGCAAGTTCTGGGGGGAGAGGGGCAAAGTCTTTTAGCAAGTCGAGGGGAAGGTTTTCTAAACTGACATCAAATTCTTCCCCATATCGGATGCCTTCTATGGTGGCTTGATTGCGTTTAATGAGAAGGGATAAGGGTTCTAGGGGTAATAAATCATTTTCGTCGGGAGATAATAATCCGATTTGGATGCGATCGGGCGTGTTATTATCATTGCCAGTGAGGTCGAGTAAAACTCCTTGTCGAGCATTCGCTTCAATTCCTCCCACCATTTCCGAATCAAAGTCAAATCTTTCCACCGCAAAGTTTTCCAGCCGAATTTCTCCTTGAAGTTGCGGCTGATCAATGTTTCCTTTGAGGTTTCCTGAAAAGTTCGCTAACCCTTGCACATCAATTTTACCTACTGGTTCAACTTGAGGAAGCGGAAGTCGCGCTAAGTCGAGGTTTTCCGCGTCAACGGTTAAATCTAGTTGTTCGATGATCTCAGTTCCTTCTTTTTCTAAGTCTAGCTCGATCGAGCCAGCAGCAAAAAAGTCTTCTGCGGTTGCTTCTTCTAAAATCATCTGCTCACCATTCCAACGTAACTGAGTTTGAAGAGGATTTGTAATCAGAGCCACTCCCTGACTAAAGTTTAAATCAGCTTGAGCAGTGATTCCAGCAGGACTTAAACTCTCTAGTGTTCCTTCAACGGTAACTTCTCCTCCCACATCCCCTTCTAATTCTTCGGCAATTTTTCCGAGTTGTAAGTTTTGGGGAGAGGCGACAATTTGAAATCCTCCCGCTTCCAGACGAATTAAATCAGCGACAATATTCCCGCCAAGGATGCGATTAATTTCCCCACTCCCTTGCATATTGATTCCTGCTGGGGTTAAATTGTCTAATGTTCCCTGAGCGCTTAATTGGGTACTGACTAAAGCCTCATCTAGTTGTATCGGTAACTCTGGAAGAAACGGCGAGACTTTTAAGCGCCTAACATCGAGATTTCCTTGCCAATTGCCACGATTCAAACGCAGATCAGAAAGCGTGATCGAAGCTCGATCGTTGCCACTAATTGTAACTGATCCTGATCCGTTTCCTTGAATGGTATTGACATCAAATTCGGTAACATCAGCGCTAACTTGCAACTGTGCTGAGAGCAACTCATTGTTTTCTGGTGATTCTTCTGGCAAAAATGGCGCGATCGGGATTTGTTTTAAACTAACATTTGCCTCCAACTGTCCTTGATTAAAGGTGATTGCTGTCGCGCCAATTTCCCCTCTGGTGAGGTTCAAATTGCCATTTCCCGTAAGACTGATGGTTTCTGGGGATAACTCTCCCACATCAGCGCTGACTTGAAAGCGTCCTGAGAGTAATTCATCACTATATTCAGGTGGGGCTTGTGGCACAAAGAGCGCGATCGGAATCTTACTAAAATTCACATCTGCGTTCAACCTCCCCTGATTAAACACAATAGAAGTCGCCCCAATTTCCCCGTTGGGAACGCTTAAACTCCCTTCTCCGATAACACTTACCTTCTCTGGAGACAAGTCAGCCAAATTCGCGTTTAAACGAAACTCTCCCGAAACAGGATTCTGTAATGGTTCAGGAACTTGATCTGTCAGTTGTTCGGGTTGTAAACTATTAACATCAATTTGGGCTTGGAGACGACCCTGAGCTAATTCTAATTGGGGTAAAGTGACACTTCCTCCCGCAATGGCTAAATTCGCTTCACCTGTTCCTTGGAGACTTTTCCAATCACTTAACGCGCCAGTTAATTTTCCAGCCCCATTGAGAATCCCTAAATCAGCAGGAAGGTTAGGTTGATAGGGACGAACAATTTCCCCTGAAACGTCATTTAATTCGACCTCAAGAGCAATTTTTTGTTTCGGGGTTAAACCAATTGTTCCCGTCGCAATAATTTCGCCTCCAGTGGTGGGAGTGGCTTGGAAATTTTCCACCACCACTTCTGTTCCTTCTACAGATAACTCCGTTTGAAACGCACTAAATTCCAGTTCATCCAGTTTGATGTTTTCGGTACTGTTCGCCGTAACCCTAATTTTAGGATTCTCTAACGCCCCTGTAATCGCAATTTTTGCCTCAATCGTACCGCTAACAGGAGTTTCTAAAGACTCCATATCCACAGCCGCGAGAAGATTAGAAATAGGAGTCGGTTCAATGGTCGCTGTTAGATCATAACCCGTCGCCAGATTAATGCTTCCAGTGGCGACAGCGCTAATATCTCCAAATTCAGTGTTAAAGTCTTCGACAATAATATCTTGTCCAGAGAGACGCACTTCAGCATTGGTATCGGTGATGGGAGTGCTAAACTGATCGAGTTGGGCGCTGAGGTCGTTTAAGGATGCTGTCCCTTCAAAACTGGGGAGACGACCATCTAGAGAAATATTTGCGTCTGTATTGAGATTAATATTGCCGCTTTTGATAGCAAGGGGAGAAGTGACTAACCTTGCTAACTCTTCCATGGCGAGGTTGTTACTGGTGACGTTAACTTCGACTTCTCCCGATTCCAAATTTGCTTCTCCTTCGAGATTAAGATTTCCAGTCGTGTCGGTGACAGAGAGGTTTTCCAGTTGGAATTGAATCCGTTGGTTATTGTCGAAAAATTGACTCTTGAGTTGAGGAAGTGTCAGGTTAACAGGTGTTTGTAATTCTCCAGTTTCGTTACGAGGAGACAGTGCGATTTTTGAATTTTCAACGGTGAGAGTATTTAAGTTAATTTTCAGGAAACCAGGAGGTTGAGGAGTGAATTGGGTGGTTAACCATTGTCCAGTTGTGGTTTGTTCAACTTTGACTTCGGGTTCAATGAGAGTAACATCAAGGTTGAGGGTTTGCTGTGTGATCAGTTTTAAGGGAGTAAAGTCAACCTCAATCGCGGGAATAATGACAGTTTCTGAATAGTTTTCGCTGGGAGGAAGAACGGTTTTTCCAAATTTAAGAGAAGTGAGAGAGAAGGCTTCCAATTTTCCCATTTCCAAAGGACGGGAAATCATAGGAGTGATGCTTTTTTCCACAGTGGGAGAAAGTCGATAATAGATAAAATACCACGCAGCCGCGACACCACCGCCGACTCCTAATAAGATGAGAATTAGCATCGATCGAAGCCAGAGTTTAGAAGACTGAGGTGAGGAAGGTTCGTCCAATGGAGAGTCCTCTTCTGAGGAGTCGGGTTTGGGGTTTTGCCTATAAGTCATGATCGCTTTTGATTATTGTTTTTGAGGGAAGCTGGAGTGTTTCGACTCGACTAAATTATATTTCAATTTAACCATTTTGATGCCATGATACCAACGATCGCGGATAAAATTGGACGACTCAAAAACTGGACTCGATTCGGCTGCGTGAGGACACTTTGAAAGGTGTCTGGATCATGTTGATAAATGTAAGTTGCCAACTTGCTAATCTCTTCCGAGTTCATTTGTTTGGGATTAACTGTCGAAAGCAAAAAATTGGCTTGAAACTCCTCAATTGTTATTCCTTTTTCTGGGAGTTTTTTTAAGAACTCATCAGCAATGCTTTCTCTTTGTTCTTGATGGATTTTTAGAAGCATCCGCTTCATTTCTCTTTCCATCACTGCGGTTGATTTTCCCATTTTGTTTGGGGTGTCTTGCGGAAAAGGGAAGGGGGAATTACGATCGATTTTCTGTCGAGGTTTGGATTTTATTTTATCGGGTTTATGTGTCATTTTTCTAAGTTTTTTTTATTAACAATATTTGTACTTTTTTCTAGCTTGGTATTTAATATAACAAAAGCGCGATCGAGCTACTTCCTTCTCTCGACAGAATCAAGACAATAAAAAAACTCCCCTGTATTCCACAAGGGAGAATCATTGTTTTCGCCACAAATTAGATGATTAGCATCAAAATCTAATCAATATAACCCATTAATAAACTTGGGTCATCAATTTGATTAGAAGCAACTGGACGATTACCAAAATTAGAATAGGTTTCGTCAATTTTAAGCACACTTGCGCCAATGGGACGACTTCCTGAAGAATAGAAATTACCCACTGTGGGTAACTGTGTCGCAAAAACGGGACGACTTCCTCCCATGGTACGGAAACTTTCCACAACGCTTAATTTACTCGCCAGAATGGGACGATCACCACCCATGGTGCGAAATGTCCCCCAAAGTTCTAGTTTTCCATCACCGACAGGACGATTCTCTTCAGTTCTTCTTAAGGTGATGGAATCTTTGCTTCCCGTTGCGGCTTTTGTTTCTGAAGTGGCTTTTTGGGTTTCTTGCTCCTGTTCTGCTTCTAAAGTAGCAAATTCTTGCACTTGTTCTTCACTCATAATATTTTCCTTAACAGTGGTCTTGGGCGTTTATAACGATTGATAACACCATTTTAATAAACTAGCGCTACGAGACGATCCAACCAATTATCCCCCCCTTAATAAGGGGGGTTAGGGGGGATCAACTATAACATTACTTTTCATCAGATGGTAATGATCTAATCCTAAACTTTTATGTTTTTCGGGGATCACTTCCTATTATAGGAAGGTTTGGCATTTCCCACAAAATACGATTCCCATATCTTCACTTGTTCTCGCGCTGTCGTCGTTCCTTCTTGAGGAAAATTGGGGAGAAAATCTTTATCACTGGTGGAAATATAAGGGCCTTCTTTCAGTTCAAACATCACTGTATTTGGGGCTAAAGCCACCAGTGTATGAAATGTTCCTTCTGCAATTTCAATCCCATAATTACCTTCCTCCAGACTAAGAGTTTCAGTATGGATCACGTTTCCCGATTCGTCAAATAACAAGACTCCAATTTTTCCTTGTAAGGCAATAAAAAATTCAAACCCCTGCATTTCCTCTGGACGAGTATGGCGATGTGGACGGACATAAGTTCCAGGTTGCATAATGTTAATAAAGCGTTGCACTTTGTCAGAAAGTTCGTGGAAGTTATAGTTTTTCCGTAATCTTTCGCTATTTGTCGCCTCTTTCGCTACGGTGTTAATTAAGTCTTGATTTAAATGTTTAATTGGTAAATTATTCATTATTCTACTTCCTGATTGCTCCTTTTAATTATTAGAAAAATGTCAACATTTCAATTACAATCTTCTTATCAACCGACAGGCGATCAACCGATCACGATCGAGCAGTTAACCGAATCTCTTCTCAACAAAAACCGTTTCCAAACCTTACTCGGTGCAACGGGAACAGGAAAAACTTATACAGTTGCTAATGTTATTGAAAAAATCAGCAAGCCCACTTTAGTTTTAGCACATAATAAAACCTTAGCTGCCCAATTATGTAATGAGTTACGAGAATTTTTCCCGAACAATGCGGTAGAGTATTTTATTAGTTATTACGACTATTATCAACCAGAAGCATATATTCCTGTTTCTGATACTTACATCGAAAAAACTGCCTCGATTAACGACGAAATTGATATGTTACGCCATTCAGCAACGCGATCGTTATTTGAACGTGAAGATGTCATTGTTGTCGCTTCTATTAGTTGTATTTATGGCTTAGGAATGCCGAGTGAATATCTGAAAGCTGCAATTCCTTTACGCTTAGGAGAAGAAACAGATCAACGTCAATTATTAAGAGATTTAGTGTCGGTTCAATACACTCGTAATGATACGGAATTACAAAGAGGAAGATTTCGTTTAAAGGGAGATGTTTTAGAGATTGTTCCCGCGTATGAAGATCGCATTGTTCGCGTCGAGTTTTTTGGAGATGAAATTGATGCGTTGCGTTATGTTGATCCGACAACAGGAGAAGTTTTAAAGAGTTTAGAAGGACTTAATTTATATCCAGCGCGTCACTTTGTTACTCCTGATGGTCAGTTAGAAAGAGCCTGTGAGGAAATCAAAGCAGAATTAAAAGGAAGATTAGAGGAATTAGAAAAGGAAGGAAAACTCTTAGAAGCGCAACGACTAGAACAACGGACAAAGTATGATTTAGAATTACTAACTGAAGTGGGTTATTGTAATGGCGTTGAAAATTATTCCCGTCATTTAGCAGGACGAAGCGCAGGAAGTCCACCCGAATGTTTAGTGGATTATTTTCCCGATGATTGGTTATTAATTGTCGATGAATCTCATGTCACCGTTCCGCAATTAAGAGGGATGTATAATGGCGATCAATCTCGGAAAAAAGTTTTAATTGATCATGGTTTTCGACTGCCTAGCGCGGCGGATAATCGTCCCTTAAAAGCTGAAGAATTTTGGGAAAAAGTCAATCAATGTATTTTTGTTTCCGCAACTCCTGGGGATTGGGAAATTGAACAATCAGAAGGGAATGTGGTGGAACAAGTTATTCGTCCAACAGGGGTTCTTGATCCAGAAGTTTTTGTGCGCCCAACTGAAGGACAAATTGATGATTTATTAGGGGAAATTAAAATCAGATCAGAAAAAAATGAGCGGGTTTTAGTCACGACTTTAACGAAACGAATGGCAGAAGATTTAACGGAGTATTGCGAAGGAAGAGAGATTCGAGTCCGTTATTTACACTCAGAAATTCACTCGATCGAACGGATTGAAATTTTACAAGATTTGAGACAAGGGAAGTTTGATGTGTTAGTTGGGGTGAATTTATTACGGGAAGGATTAGATTTACCAGAAGTGTCTTTAGTCGC
This window contains:
- the rpoD gene encoding RNA polymerase sigma factor RpoD — its product is MVNALTNQQQKSELERLIEEQSHEAAQGNTVALEVEPADSDLEKEALLEAEPPEEAPQKIEATTTKEDSKKKSYTEDSIRLYLQEIGRIRLLRADEEIELARKIADLSELERTRTELEATIGCEPTDEEWAEEVGQALPKFRRRLLLGRRAKEKMVQSNLRLVVSIAKKYMNRGLSFQDLIQEGSLGLIRAAEKFDHEKGYKFSTYATWWIRQAITRAIADQSRTIRLPVHLYETISRIKKTTKILSQELARKPTEEEIAERMEMTIEKLRFIAKSAQLPISLETPIGKEEDSRLGDFIEADGETPEDEVSKSLLREDLEDVLDTLSPRERDVLRLRYGLEDGRMKTLEEIGQIFNVTRERIRQIEAKALRKLRHPNRNSILKEYIRT
- a CDS encoding CBS domain-containing protein; the encoded protein is MLSSNATHLNPNSTIAQLETHQYQVDADTLGEVVSTEFKNHPDLPGVIVKEGEAVLGVISRRKFLEQMSQPYSIELYLRRPIRVLLEVMETDTLTLKEDSAINEAVKRALNRPLDLLYEPIIVQRKDQSLELLELHNLLLAQSKIFAQVNKIINQQKEEARQYAENLKQEQAKVREYTRQLEQEQLEAQRRNQVLEMQRAKLSRQANAISELNDRFVQLGELLSKEGKETFAQMLSSVEAISDSTARIINIGEGFKEELEVVNSATQLIERVSQQVRNLSIQVALAANRPGSGAQGQMSGLSRITTEIGNLGSKTSEATTEVNQIAYRFKGQIEDLTSAAAESEEVARSLVRRSQQTQQALDELERLLNEHREEDTAVDYVQDENTAEQEASNV
- a CDS encoding translocation/assembly module TamB domain-containing protein, yielding MTYRQNPKPDSSEEDSPLDEPSSPQSSKLWLRSMLILILLGVGGGVAAAWYFIYYRLSPTVEKSITPMISRPLEMGKLEAFSLTSLKFGKTVLPPSENYSETVIIPAIEVDFTPLKLITQQTLNLDVTLIEPEVKVEQTTTGQWLTTQFTPQPPGFLKINLNTLTVENSKIALSPRNETGELQTPVNLTLPQLKSQFFDNNQRIQFQLENLSVTDTTGNLNLEGEANLESGEVEVNVTSNNLAMEELARLVTSPLAIKSGNINLNTDANISLDGRLPSFEGTASLNDLSAQLDQFSTPITDTNAEVRLSGQDIIVEDFNTEFGDISAVATGSINLATGYDLTATIEPTPISNLLAAVDMESLETPVSGTIEAKIAITGALENPKIRVTANSTENIKLDELEFSAFQTELSVEGTEVVVENFQATPTTGGEIIATGTIGLTPKQKIALEVELNDVSGEIVRPYQPNLPADLGILNGAGKLTGALSDWKSLQGTGEANLAIAGGSVTLPQLELAQGRLQAQIDVNSLQPEQLTDQVPEPLQNPVSGEFRLNANLADLSPEKVSVIGEGSLSVPNGEIGATSIVFNQGRLNADVNFSKIPIALFVPQAPPEYSDELLSGRFQVSADVGELSPETISLTGNGNLNLTRGEIGATAITFNQGQLEANVSLKQIPIAPFLPEESPENNELLSAQLQVSADVTEFDVNTIQGNGSGSVTISGNDRASITLSDLRLNRGNWQGNLDVRRLKVSPFLPELPIQLDEALVSTQLSAQGTLDNLTPAGINMQGSGEINRILGGNIVADLIRLEAGGFQIVASPQNLQLGKIAEELEGDVGGEVTVEGTLESLSPAGITAQADLNFSQGVALITNPLQTQLRWNGEQMILEEATAEDFFAAGSIELDLEKEGTEIIEQLDLTVDAENLDLARLPLPQVEPVGKIDVQGLANFSGNLKGNIDQPQLQGEIRLENFAVERFDFDSEMVGGIEANARQGVLLDLTGNDNNTPDRIQIGLLSPDENDLLPLEPLSLLIKRNQATIEGIRYGEEFDVSLENLPLDLLKDFAPLPPELAQQPASGELEGELTVNLNNYNVLGELALIKPSLGRFNSDRASANFTYRNNTVTIREALLKEEASTYRGNGRLTLTETNPEFEANLNIEKGRIQDILSALQLFDISDINQNFASPEYGNANDLNVSSLDIQNQPIETQLERFSEIKALLAQLRANQTETTAIPPLGAAQGNFSGNINLKGTSFALPDIQGEFSLDGDRWQWGPYQAETVTSKGSVNNGVITLLPVRLASEDSFINLSGTFGGENQSAQLRVNQIPVATVQNFVELPEFIGVSGFINGSATVAGTQDNPSARGELEVLEATLNESPIDNIQGSFSYSNSQLNFFARGLLTPETEPVTLSGDIPYQLPFASVTPPSEELSISMNLKDESFSLLDVVSNGQLTWNGGEGEINLAITGPFNLENFQFENLTTEGVIRLDNASIGTAFIPEPLTDIQTLVEFNFNKLNIQEFNANFGGGEVTATGGLALFDPSVTNDSLNLNLETLTVNVPDLYEGDVAGKINIAQTALEPEIGGEITVSDGEVILAETETPTATEGQEEADMSNIGFSNLNIILGENLNVVRPPIMDFLADGRLVLNGNLAAMRPQGTVTLQRGQVNIGPTQFRLAKGYEQTATFVPSQGLDPTLNVRLATSVAETSGNFSEDSGAEEINVSSGLGTLQSVRVEALVQGRASELQPGQLTANNNVLTLSSDPNRSETEILALLGGGLTSGFGQGNTALGLANLAGSTFFGTFQNTIGDALGLSEFRIFPTLIPTETEEGEESSGSALGFGAEAGIDISNDFSFSVLTIFNAEQTFQYSVRYRLSDDILFRGSTDLSDNDSLIIEYETRF
- a CDS encoding WbuC family cupin fold metalloprotein, with protein sequence MNNLPIKHLNQDLINTVAKEATNSERLRKNYNFHELSDKVQRFINIMQPGTYVRPHRHTRPEEMQGFEFFIALQGKIGVLLFDESGNVIHTETLSLEEGNYGIEIAEGTFHTLVALAPNTVMFELKEGPYISTSDKDFLPNFPQEGTTTAREQVKIWESYFVGNAKPSYNRK